A single Aspergillus chevalieri M1 DNA, chromosome 3, nearly complete sequence DNA region contains:
- a CDS encoding uncharacterized protein (antiSMASH:Cluster_3.9), whose product MDCINHHKAEACLELGIAQHGRKLVADSQLKADKYVCIFSFMYLLKDIAIDCIPIQEAGFATNPFDITGLLFNNLLERENDERC is encoded by the coding sequence ATGGACTGCATCAATCACCACAAGGCCGAGGCGTGCTTGGAACTAGGGATTGCGCAGCACGGCCGCAAACTGGTTGCCGATAGCCAGCTCAAGGCTGATAAGTATGTGTGTATATTTTCCTTCATGTATCTGCTCAAGGACATTGCCATTGATTGTATTCCGATTCAGGAGGCAGGGTTTGCCACCAATCCTTTTGATATAACTGGTCTGCTCTTCAACAATCTGCTGGAGAGGGAGAATGACGAGCGTTGTTGA
- a CDS encoding uncharacterized protein (SECRETED:SignalP(1-17)): MQPSMLLVLLGTHFTVGQQQVFKGLASGVDAHDLDDTKLYHSGLYNGGFQGYDHAPAATAQESQTCPVGHYFNGERCVRNQQGHPCIPGWVYDPLAGECQHQGGTPPPPPPSNCESEKQKCEANLSQCRNENGLLSNQKQETEQKLTTCERERDECRKQPPLPSNPGKYVPDPSGKA, translated from the coding sequence ATGCAACCGTCCATGTTACTTGTCCTGCTTGGGACTCATTTCACCGTGGGGCAGCAGCAGGTATTCAAAGGCCTGGCCTCTGGAGTGGATGCCCATGACCTGGACGATACTAAGCTTTACCACTCTGGTCTATACAATGGAGGTTTCCAAGGATACGATCATGCCCCAGCTGCTACGGCCCAGGAATCTCAGACCTGTCCCGTTGGTCACTACTTCAATGGCGAACGCTGTGTTCGAAACCAGCAAGGTCACCCATGCATCCCAGGATGGGTGTATGACCCTCTCGCTGGGGAATGTCAGCATCAGGGCGGcactccccctccccctcccccttcaAATTGCGAATCAGAGAAGCAAAAATGCGAAGCAAATCTGTCCCAGTGTCGGAATGAAAACGGTCTTCTTTCCAACCAGAAGCAAGAAACCGAGCAAAAGCTCACCACATGCGAGCGCGAGAGGGACGAATGTAGGAAGCAGCCGCCGCTGCCGAGTAACCCTGGAAAATATGTCCCTGATCCTTCCGGTAAGGCATAA
- a CDS encoding uncharacterized protein (COG:Q;~EggNog:ENOG410PG3J;~InterPro:IPR027443,IPR005123;~PFAM:PF03171;~antiSMASH:Cluster_3.9;~go_function: GO:0016491 - oxidoreductase activity [Evidence IEA];~go_process: GO:0055114 - oxidation-reduction process [Evidence IEA]) — protein MTTSTETIQKPLEKYVHPPETKHKLDYANLITLDMAEFDRPGGKERLAAQLKQTAHEIEQVDQQFAIAREFFALPEEERFKFRAPLEEGIYNGYRPLGSIEVLPGLYDNLESYSIFKFIPETQRSQPEVIKRYWADIEKFHRHMHENVSYKILKLLAIILELDDEDELVKGHLYEANCDSSLRYLMYRARTEEENTKYKDTYIRGHTDKGSLTFVFQQPVSALQVKATDESDWEHVRIQAGVVAVNLARMVQMLTNGYLKAGIHRVIAPPEDQACNDRLGLLYFVLPSDRLKMKAMDSPYLRRVGYGKNEGSIDSDIPANEWVRARFRNNWLPFNQRP, from the exons ATGACAACTTCAACAGAAACCATCCAGAAACCTCTGGAGAAATATGTTCATCCTCCAGAGACGAAGCACAAGC TGGACTACGCCAACCTAATTACCCTCGACATGGCCGAATTCGATCGACCaggaggaaaggaaagacTTGCCGCTCAACTCAAACAGACGGCCCATGAAATTG AACAAGTCGACCAGCAATTCGCCATCGCAAGAGAATTCTTCGCTTTGCCCGAAGAAGAACGCTTCAAGTTCCGTGCTCCACTCGAAGAAGGAATCTACAATGGTTACCGACCTCTTGGATCGATTGAAGTTCTCCCTGGGCTGTATGATAACCTGGAATCCTACAGCATCTTCAAATTCATCCCCGAGACGCAACGCAGTCAACCCGAGGTGATCAAGCGGTACTGGGCCGATATTGAGAAATTCCACCGTCATATGCATGAGAATGTCTCATATAAGATTCTTAAACTGCTGGCTATAATTTTGGAactggatgatgaggatgaattGGTTAAGGGGCATCTCTATGAAGCCAACTGTGATAGCTCGCTGCGGTATTTGATGTATCGAGCGAGAACGGAGGAGGAGAATACCAAATACAAGGATACGTATATCCGTGGCCATACAGACAAGGGTAGCTTGACGTTTGTCTTCCAACAGCCTGTTTCAGCACTCCAGGTGAAAGCAACTGATGAGTCCGACTGGGAACATGTCCGCATCCAGGCAGGTGTGGTAGCTGTGAACCTAGCACGCATGGTACAGATGCTCACAAATGGCTATCTCAAGGCTGGAATCCATCGGGTCATTGCCCCGCCTGAAGATCAAGCCTGCAATGATCGGCTAGGATTGCTGTATTTCGTCCTGCCGAGTGATCGGCTCAAGATGAAGGCGATGGATAGTCCATATTTGAGACGAGTGGGATATGGGAAGAATGAGGGGAGCATTGATTCTGATATTCCGGCGAATGAGTGGGTGAGGGCCAGATTTAGGAATAATTGGCTACCGTTTAATCAGAGACCCTAA
- a CDS encoding uncharacterized protein (COG:Q;~EggNog:ENOG410PPBW;~InterPro:IPR037455,IPR007310,IPR022770;~PFAM:PF06276;~antiSMASH:Cluster_3.9;~go_process: GO:0019290 - siderophore biosynthetic process [Evidence IEA]) has protein sequence MKISKHSQALFETTKRLLAEIVNEGLVDATIGGSKNDQYLYLHSHLPAAKNASKRFKVGLRPGTVLETRDGKVAAVVRPDSLQPPVVIGNGDGQEEELNPEILFRFLSPWLIKDADEDTLNEIALELGNSARNQETWLDIGESQKILSLDDNSAAWERALIYGHPSHPYHRLCYAQPPLQQTQPSDIPEMLTPTLAFLSVPRTELRVTGDFEATIQPLLKTLEIPSPTPDRIIVPCLSRQLPSVHQRFPNAIVLKSIDNIADAQASMRTLTLRPECDFGYHIKLSLACHITSALRTITPWTTCGGPVQTTLLEKFLPTDLWVFREVAAVSGAQDNFADAKHLSCILRDDLEARADANNERLVIAAALAQQPYNNTRSYAEILYNLHTTTDKQSWLRTYVTRLFTLVLPPLAQYGIGLEAHGQNLVARICQKTGEVKGFAVRDFGGVRMHVPTLKKFGVNFDSLPPGGATLTDDLHNVWSKVHHALVQNHVGLIVSALGLERDGGWGIVREVLGGVLEQQEEGMGREVAEYFMQDTMPFKCFLRMRMEGKYRDYVEREVPNVLLMGSPRWEEVLQTYEPTLHYT, from the exons ATGAAGATATCTAAGCACAGCCAAGCACTTTTCGAAACTACCAAGCGACTCCTTGCCGAAATTGTCAATGAAGGTCTGGTGGATGCTACCATCGGGGGGTCGAAAAACGACCAATATCTGTATCTGCACAGTCATCTTCCCGCTGCGAAGAATGCTAGCAAAAGGTTTAAAGTCGGTCTTCGGCCGGGCACTGTGTTAGAGACCAGAGATGGAAAGGTTGCAGCTGTTGTGCGACCAGATAGCTTGCAGCCGCCTGTGGTGATTGGTAATGGCGATGGACAAGAGGAAGAGCTCAATCCAGAAATATTATTCCGGTTTCTAAGTCCGTGGCTAATCAAAGATGCCGATGAGGATACCTTGAACGAGATCGCCCTCGAATTGGGTAACTCAGCACGGAATCAGG AAACATGGCTCGACATCGGCGAATCCCAGAAAATTCTCAGCTTGGACGACAACTCCGCCGCCTGGGAACGAGCCCTGATATACGGCCATCCAAGCCACCCATATCACCGCCTGTGCTATGCCCAACCGCCTCTCCAGCAAACCCAACCCTCTGACATCCCTGAAATGCTTACCCCAACTCTCGCCTTTCTTTCTGTCCCACGGACAGAGCTTCGCGTAACGGGTGACTTCGAAGCAACCATCCAGCCCCTACTTAAGACTCTGGAGATCCCAAGTCCAACCCCCGACAGGATCATAGTCCCCTGTCTCTCACGCCAACTCCCCTCCGTGCACCAACGCTTTCCGAACGCCATTGTGCTAAAATCCATCGACAACATTGCAGACGCACAGGCGTCAATGCGAACACTAACTCTCCGTCCAGAATGTGACTTCGGCTACCACATAAAACTCTCCTTAGCCTGCCATATCACCTCCGCCCTGCGCACAATAACCCCCTGGACAACATGCGGCGGTCCAGTACAAACAACCCTGCTTGAGAAATTCCTCCCAACAGACCTCTGGGTCTTCCGCGAAGTCGCTGCAGTCTCAGGCGCACAGGACAACTTCGCCGACGCGAAACATCTCTCCTGCATCTTACGCGATGACCTTGAGGCCCGCGCAGACGCCAACAATGAGCGTCTTGTGATCGCAGCAGCACTCGCCCAACAACCATACAACAACACCCGCAGCTACGCAGAGATTTTATACAACCTTCACACAACAACTGACAAACAATCCTGGCTACGCACATATGTAACCCGGCTCTTCACCCTGGTCCTCCCGCCTCTAGCACAGTATGGTATTGGTCTTGAAGCGCATGGGCAGAACCTCGTTGCTCGCATTTGCCAGAAAACCGGTGAGGTGAAAGGTTTTGCAGTGCGAGATTTCGGTGGTGTGCGGATGCATGTCCCCACATTGAAAAAGTTCGGTGTCAACTTTGATAGTTTGCCTCCTGGGGGTGCAACGTTGACGGATGATTTACATAATGTGTGGAGTAAAGTGCATCATGCGCTTGTGCAGAATCATGTGGGGTTGATTGTTAGTGCGCTGGGTTTGGAGAGGGACGGGGGGTGGGGGATTGTGAGGGAGGTGCTTGGGGGTGTTTTGGAGCAGCAGGAAGAGGGGATGGGGAGGGAGGTGGCGGAGTATTTTATGCAGGATACGATGCCATTTAAGTGCTttttgaggatgaggatggaggGGAAGTATCGTGAT TATGTCGAGAGAGAGGTGCCGAATGTGCTTCTTATGGGCTCGCCAAGGTGGGAAGAGGTGCTGCAGACTTATGAACCGACGTTGCATTATACATAG
- a CDS encoding uncharacterized protein (COG:Z;~EggNog:ENOG410QEDU;~InterPro:IPR011990,IPR027417,IPR002151;~PFAM:PF13374,PF13176,PF13424;~go_component: GO:0005871 - kinesin complex [Evidence IEA];~go_function: GO:0005515 - protein binding [Evidence IEA]), producing MKERIKAYFSQIDRKWLLIFDNADDSDMWMKDSGAASALRDFLPYNTQGHIIFTTRNRKLAVKLASSDVVHVRELDEKAGLEFLERSLIEGSLLNDHHAMITLLEQLTFLPLAVTQAAAYMNENSIGVSDYLLLLQEQEADVVELLSEDFDDDGRYKDTQNPVAMTWLISFHQVQKLDRLAADYLSLMACVDPRNIPESFLPRPASKKKMIDALGLLSAYSFITIQPGNESITLHRLVHLATRNWMKKADQFTLYIRKTADRLSETFPRNDDTNRQLWREYLPHALFLLNESVFRQQQGHYTDYIQNVGTCLYSDGRYNEAEKLLVQVMETRKQVLGPEHPDTLTSMASLTATYWNQGQWKEAKELGIQMMETQKQVLGPEHPDSLASISNLAATYRNQARWKEAEALEVHVMETQKQVLGPEHPSTLISISNLAATYRNQGRWKKAEELEIQVMVTSERVLGPNHPSTLTSISNLAATYRNQGRWKEAEKLEIQVMVTSERVLGPNHPSTLTSISNLAATYRNQGRWKEAEELEIQVMETQKQVLGPKHPSTLTSISNLAATYRNQGRWKKAEELEIQVMETQKQVLGPKHPSTLTSMANLAATYRNQGRWKEADELEIQVMETRKQVLGPEHPNTLPSVHDLAYILKQLGIIPDALTLIKKSVEPEESTQRDSKLVTGGKWRAFTRIFRRQ from the coding sequence ATGAAAGAGCGTATCAAGGCTTACTTCAGCCAAATCGACAGGAAGTGGCTTCTGATCTTCGACAACGCGGATGATTCGGACATGTGGATGAAAGACAGCGGTGCAGCCTCAGCATTAAGAGACTTCCTTCCTTATAACACCCAAGGTCATATTATCTTCACCACTCGCAATCGAAAGTTAGCCGTGAAACTGGCATCATCTGACGTGGTACATGTTCGCGAGCTCGATGAAAAGGCTGGCTTGGAATTTCTGGAAAGGTCCCTGATTGAAGGAAGCCTGCTTAATGATCATCATGCAATGATCACTCTTCTTGAACAGCTTACCTTCCTTCCATTAGCTGTTACCCAAGCTGCAGCATACATGAATGAAAACAGCATAGGAGTGTCTGATTacttgctgcttcttcaaGAACAGGAGGCAGATGTTGTGGAGCTACTAAGtgaggattttgatgatgatggacgCTACAAGGATACCCAGAACCCAGTAGCCATGACATGGCTAATCTCCTTTCATCAGGTTCAGAAGCTTGATAGACTTGCTGCTGACTATCTATCACTTATGGCTTGTGTCGATCCGCGCAATATCCCAGAATCCTTCCTTCCACGGCCAGcatcaaaaaagaaaatgatTGATGCCCTTGGGCTTTTAAGTGCCTACTCTTTCATTACTATTCAACCTGGAAATGAGTCCATAACTCTACATCGCCTGGTGCATCTGGCAACTCGGAACTGGATGAAAAAGGCGGATCAATTTACACTCTATATAAGAAAAACAGCAGACCGATTGAGCGAGACCTTCCCCCGTAACGATGATACCAACCGACAGCTTTGGAGGGAATACCTGCCCCACGCCCTATTCTTGTTGAATGAGAGCGTATTCCGTCAACAACAAGGGCACTATACTGACTACATACAGAATGTGGGCACCTGCTTGTACAGTGACGGGAGGTATAATGAAGCCGAAAAGCTGTTGGTGCAGGTGATGGAGACCCGGAAACAGGTGCTAGGGCCAGAGCATCCTGACACTCTGACCAGCATGGCCAGCCTCACAGCAACATACTGGAACCAAGGACAATGGAAGGAAGCAAAAGAGCTAGGGATACAAAtgatggagacccagaaacAGGTACTAGGGCCAGAGCATCCTGACAGTCTGGCCAGCATTTCCAACCTCGCAGCAACATACCGGAATCAAGCAAggtggaaggaagcagaagCACTAGAGGTACATGtgatggagacccagaaacAGGTACTAGGGCCAGAGCATCCCTCCACTCTGATCAGCATTTCCAACCTCGCAGCAACGTACCGGAATCAAGGACGATGGAAAAAAGCAGAAGAGCTAGAGATACAGGTGATGGTGACCTCAGAACGGGTACTAGGGCCAAACCATCCCTCCACTTTGACCAGCATTTCCAACCTCGCAGCAACATACCGGAATCAAGGACGATggaaagaagcagaaaagCTAGAGATACAGGTGATGGTGACCTCAGAACGGGTACTAGGGCCAAACCATCCCTCCACTTTGACCAGCATTTCCAACCTCGCAGCAACATACCGGAATCAAGGAcgatggaaggaagcagaagAGCTAGAGATACAGGtgatggagacccagaaacAAGTACTCGGGCCAAAACATCCCTCCACTTTGACCAGCATTTCCAACCTCGCAGCAACGTACCGGAATCAAGGACGATGGAAAAAAGCAGAAGAGCTAGAGATACAGGtgatggagacccagaaacAAGTACTCGGGCCAAAACATCCCTCCACTTTGACCAGCATGGCCAACCTCGCAGCAACATACCGGAATCAAGGACGATGGAAAGAAGCAGACGAGCTAGAGATACAGGTGATGGAGACCCGGAAACAGGTGCTAGGGCCAGAGCATCCTAACACTCTGCCCAGCGTGCACGACCTTGCCTATATTTTGAAACAACTGGGAATAATCCCAGATGCCTTAACTCTTATCAAGAAGTCTGTCGAGCCTGAAGAATCAACCCAAAGAGACTCAAAGCTTGTCACAGGCGGCAAATGGCGAGCATTTACTAGGATTTTCAGAAGACAATGA
- a CDS encoding uncharacterized protein (COG:S;~EggNog:ENOG410PMZJ;~InterPro:IPR038921;~antiSMASH:Cluster_3.9), translated as MGHGTDKSSFDWQYVTDMMVQRYAHTLESVVSTDVTANTKQLHDDLKLLDPFFNFGGRNITAEAERRATQFIPFRAPTQGVAAHAVRSIADSVCFTLLEAFDEPDYHTAVSIIQDLINYLSWTTLKECQGCADNEVCVILIRPMGISENWGNPTFHDIKNPGVEYWGWDFVPGPTELDDS; from the coding sequence ATGGGTCATGGCACGGATAAGTCCTCGTTTGATTGGCAATACGTCACGGACATGATGGTTCAAAGATACGCTCATACGCTAGAGAGTGTTGTTTCTACGGATGTCACAGCAAATACGAAGCAATTGCACGACGATCTCAAGTTGTTGGATCCATTCTTCAACTTTGGAGGGCGAAACATCACCGCTGAGGCAGAGCGTCGCGCAACCCAGTTTATTCCCTTCAGAGCCCCGACCCAAGGCGTAGCAGCTCATGCTGTGCGTTCCATTGCAGACAGTGTCTGCTTCACACTATTGGAGGCTTTTGATGAACCGGACTATCACACAGCCGTGTCCATAATTCAAGACTTGATTAACTACCTTTCCTGGACAACCTTGAAAGAATGCCAGGGCTGTGCGGACAACGAAGTCTGCGTGATACTTATTCGGCCGATGGGCATATCGGAAAACTGGGGAAACCCGACATTTCATGATATCAAGAATCCTGGGGTGGAGTATTGGGGATGGGATTTCGTCCCGGGGCCAACGGAGCTTGATGATTCATGA
- a CDS encoding uncharacterized protein (COG:Z;~EggNog:ENOG410QEG6;~InterPro:IPR000845,IPR035994;~PFAM:PF01048;~SECRETED:SignalP(1-23);~go_function: GO:0003824 - catalytic activity [Evidence IEA];~go_process: GO:0009116 - nucleoside metabolic process [Evidence IEA]) — protein sequence MRPRSRNDFAIAIICALPLEADAVEALFDETYDRLGKHYGKQPGDANAYINGRIGKHHAVLCYLPGMGKGSAASVASSLRVSYTGIQLALVVGICGGAPPLPKYDEIFLGDIIISDTVMEYDFGRQYPGGFQRKTGVKDTLGRPDREIRIFLKSLQAYNTRVEFQDQVLQLLIFTSIMERLFLSSAAAWGVMYRIVFAKMPWKKIAKILDVTMIK from the exons ATGCGCCCGAGAAGCCGGAACGACTTTGCAATCGCGATTATCTGCGCCCTTCCCCTCGAGGCTGATGCCGTCGAAGCCCTTTTTGATGAAACGTACGATCGGTTAGGCAAACACTATGGCAAACAACCAGGCGATGCAAACGCGTATATCAATGGAAGAATTGGCAAGCACCATGCGGTCCTGTGCTACTTGCCAGGCATGGGAAAAGGAAGCGCTGCAAGTGTTGCCTCAAGCCTACGAGTCAGCTACACTGGCATCCAGCTTGCTTTAGTTGTTGGCATCTGCGGTGGTGCTCCACCACTACCGAAGTATGATGAGATATTTCTCGGTGATATTATCATCAGTGACACCGTGATGGAATACGACTTTGGCCGACAATACCCCGGTGGTTTCCAGCGAAAGACTGGTGTCAAGGACACACTTGGCAGACCGGATCGAGAAATTCGGATTTTCCTTAAGAGCCTTCAGGCTTATAATACCCGCGTTGAATTTCAGGACCAGGTACTCCA GCTTCTTATCTTCACAAGCATCATGGAGAGACTTTTTCTGTCAAGTGCTGCTGCTTGGGGAGTAATGTACCGGATAGTATTTGCCAAGATGCCTTGGAAAAAAATTGCGAAGATCTTGGATGTGACAATGATCAAGTGA